The Christiangramia flava JLT2011 region AAAATGAAAAAGTACTATGGGATTAGATAAAGTTCTAGCAATTTCGGGTAAACCCGGTCTTTATGAACTCACTGCGCAAACTCGCGGTGGTTTTGTTGCCAAATCGATGTTAGACGGTAAAAAGATTGCCGTAAATATGCGCCACAACGTGAGCGTGCTGAGCGAGATCGCTATTTATACGTATACGGAAGAGGTGCCGCTGGGAGAGGTTTTTGAAAAAATGAAGGAGAAGGAGAATGGTGAAAAAGCAATCAGCCACAAATCTTCAAAAGCGGAGCTGGAAGGTTATTTTTCCGAAGTTTTGCCAGATTATGATGTAGACCGTGTATACACCAGCGATATCAAAAAGATCGTGCAGTGGTATAATTTGCTGATTGAAAACGGAATGACCGATTTTTCAAAGGAAAGCAAAGAAGAGAAGAAAGCTGAAGAAACGGAAGCTAAAAGCGAAAAAGAATAATTGCTACCTGAAAATTTATAGGAAAGCCGGGGTTTCTCCGGCTTTTTTAATTTCAGAATTTCAGACCAAAGATAAAAGCACCGTTTCTGTCGCCTCCAAAATCTGAAATAACATAATCCAGTCTCAGGAATCTAAATTTTCCAAAGCCAAGATTATCAATTCCAACTGAATATTCCGAATAGGGATCTCCGGCCTCACGAATCAATCGGTGAGCACCCAGGATCAGGTTGAAATTCAGTTTGTTCAGCAGAGGAAGTTTTCCAAGTGCCCAGCCCTGGAAGTCATGTTCCGCGTGAAATTCAGCATAATTCTGATTCGTGCTAAAATTGTAATACGGCATCAAATTAAATTTCCCAACATAGCTTCCAAAGCCAATTCTGGTCTGATTTCCGTTGAAATGCTGGTAATCTACGAGACTGATATTATCGGAATTACTGAAAAGACCACCGCTTACCTGGTATTCAAATCTTCCTTTATTGCCAACGTTAAAATCCTGCCTGATCCTCGCTTTCCATTGCGAGAAATTGTATTGGTCAACATTTGAACCAAAGCCCTGCTCATAACCGAGTACAAGCTCCGGGTAATTTTCCGAAGAAACATTGTATTTCCCGTTTGGATAATTCAGGTATTTCTGTCCGAAATTGATCGTGGTGGAAAGATTTAGTTTAAAAATGGAATGCTCCTGAAAAGGTTCACTGCCAAAATTAGCCGGTTGCAATGGGTTGTTGGATGTGTATTCCACATCATCGCGATCGATGAAAACATGATCGGTATGATTCGTCAGCGCATTCCTGTTTTCCCAGCTCAGACCTCCAAAAGCCCTTAAACCGGTAAAAATCTCCTGTTCATAACCGGCACTGATATAGCTTTTGCCATATAGTTTGCGGTAGTTTCTTTCAAAAAGTATCGTGGTTACATCGTTAAGAAGCGGACTAATAGCTTCCCTGTTGTTGATATCTTCAATGCTTGTCCCCCCTTCAATTCGTAAGTATGGCTTTCTGAAATTATTGAATTTCTTAAAGAATCCTCCTGAAATTCGATAACGTTCTTCATCCAAACCGTAGTTCATATTGGAATAAACTCGCCAGAAATTCTGCTGATCTTTTCCGGTTCGCTGGTTATAGGAAACAGTCAATTTTCCATTCCAGCCCTGTACCGTATTAAAATGAATTCCACCAATTGGAGCACTGATATTAAAATTGTTGTGTTTCCAGGAATTCTGATGATTATAACCAAAAAGCAGGTCGGTAATTTCAAACTTGTTCTGAACTACATCTACCGAATCTTTGTATTTTTTAGAGCCACGAACATCCTGAATGCTGTCTTTTTTGACATAATCTTCAATTTCTTCTGAAGTTAAAGGAACAGGACGTTGTGCTTCCCAGAAAATAGAATCCTTCTCGTTGGCATTTTCAGCAAAACTCAGGATCTCTTTTCCGAAGCTTTTTTTATCAAATCCCGGCTTGAAATCATAATTGCTATAGACTGCCGTAAAACGTCCGTTTCCACCAAAACCAAACATCTTAAAACTGAAATCCACGCTCTGAGAGATCTGGATATATAAGTCATTTTCTTCGGAATATTTATAATTCTGCTTGAAGACCAATGCTTCAATTGGTGGAACCTGAATGGCCTTTCCGGTAGTGGTCAATTCCACGCCGTAGATTTGCCAAAGGTCCTCCACGATGTAGATGAATCCGGAAAATACCCGGTCATTTTCCCGTTTCGGGAGCACTTCAATTTTATTGATGAGGTTTCCGCGGTCGTCATA contains the following coding sequences:
- a CDS encoding DUF5606 domain-containing protein codes for the protein MGLDKVLAISGKPGLYELTAQTRGGFVAKSMLDGKKIAVNMRHNVSVLSEIAIYTYTEEVPLGEVFEKMKEKENGEKAISHKSSKAELEGYFSEVLPDYDVDRVYTSDIKKIVQWYNLLIENGMTDFSKESKEEKKAEETEAKSEKE
- a CDS encoding DUF5686 and carboxypeptidase regulatory-like domain-containing protein, producing MSNRLLFLLILISSLPIYSQVTGKVTDEKGTPLPYVNIYTESGQTGTTTNDEGLYELKLSKAGDYVLVFQFLGYKTLKKSISSDAFPVEINVSLKAENTSLDEVVVNSNENPANRIIRAAIKKRKNNADKLESFTADFYSRGLWRIKNAPEKILGQEIGDLGGGLDSTRSGIVYLSETISEIAYQKPDDFKEKIIASKVSGDDNGFSLNSAQEAYFSFYENTLEINSEMISPIAEYAFNYYRYKLNGVFYDDRGNLINKIEVLPKRENDRVFSGFIYIVEDLWQIYGVELTTTGKAIQVPPIEALVFKQNYKYSEENDLYIQISQSVDFSFKMFGFGGNGRFTAVYSNYDFKPGFDKKSFGKEILSFAENANEKDSIFWEAQRPVPLTSEEIEDYVKKDSIQDVRGSKKYKDSVDVVQNKFEITDLLFGYNHQNSWKHNNFNISAPIGGIHFNTVQGWNGKLTVSYNQRTGKDQQNFWRVYSNMNYGLDEERYRISGGFFKKFNNFRKPYLRIEGGTSIEDINNREAISPLLNDVTTILFERNYRKLYGKSYISAGYEQEIFTGLRAFGGLSWENRNALTNHTDHVFIDRDDVEYTSNNPLQPANFGSEPFQEHSIFKLNLSTTINFGQKYLNYPNGKYNVSSENYPELVLGYEQGFGSNVDQYNFSQWKARIRQDFNVGNKGRFEYQVSGGLFSNSDNISLVDYQHFNGNQTRIGFGSYVGKFNLMPYYNFSTNQNYAEFHAEHDFQGWALGKLPLLNKLNFNLILGAHRLIREAGDPYSEYSVGIDNLGFGKFRFLRLDYVISDFGGDRNGAFIFGLKF